A DNA window from Mycoplasmopsis pullorum contains the following coding sequences:
- the prfA gene encoding peptide chain release factor 1 produces the protein MENTMYNSLLKIKEKYDEMQQLLNDPEVISDIKKYTRLNKEINSIEDIVVAFNKYLNAEMNLNNAKEVLMTEKDEDFIALAKSEIAESETIMEKLSDELKILILPKDENDNKDVIVEIRGAAGGDEANIFAGDLYRMYTKWCDQNNMKYKLLDSTTAEAGGFTLVTFSVTGEKPYSKLKFESGVHRVQRVPVTETKGRVHTSTATVTVMPEIDDTIEIEIKPEDIRVDVFRSSGNGGQSVNTTDSAVRITHLATNIVVSCQEGKSQIQNRELALRILKSKLYDLELQKKHEEESGYRKLAGSGARSEKIRTYNYPQDRVTDHRISFSTSLSPVIDGKLNPIIDALLTEEQNEKIKEAGLE, from the coding sequence ATGGAAAATACAATGTATAACTCTTTATTAAAAATTAAAGAAAAATATGATGAAATGCAACAATTATTAAATGATCCTGAAGTTATTTCGGACATTAAAAAGTACACAAGATTGAACAAAGAAATTAACTCAATCGAAGATATTGTTGTTGCTTTTAATAAATACTTAAATGCAGAAATGAACTTGAATAATGCCAAAGAAGTTTTAATGACTGAAAAAGATGAAGATTTTATCGCACTTGCAAAATCTGAAATAGCGGAGTCTGAAACTATCATGGAGAAATTAAGTGACGAATTAAAAATTCTAATTCTACCAAAAGATGAAAATGATAACAAAGACGTAATCGTTGAAATTCGTGGAGCTGCTGGTGGGGACGAAGCTAACATTTTTGCCGGGGACTTGTATAGAATGTATACAAAATGATGTGACCAAAATAACATGAAATATAAATTATTAGATTCTACTACCGCTGAAGCGGGGGGATTCACACTAGTCACATTTTCCGTAACCGGGGAGAAACCATATTCAAAATTAAAATTTGAAAGTGGCGTTCACCGCGTGCAACGTGTCCCAGTGACCGAAACAAAAGGAAGAGTCCACACAAGTACTGCAACCGTTACGGTTATGCCTGAAATTGACGATACAATCGAAATTGAAATTAAACCAGAAGATATTAGAGTTGATGTTTTCCGTAGTTCAGGAAATGGTGGTCAATCAGTTAATACTACCGATAGTGCGGTGCGAATTACTCACTTAGCAACTAATATTGTAGTTTCATGTCAAGAAGGTAAGTCGCAAATTCAAAACCGTGAATTAGCACTTAGAATTTTAAAATCAAAATTATATGATTTAGAATTACAAAAAAAACATGAAGAAGAATCAGGATATCGTAAGTTAGCCGGTAGTGGAGCACGGAGCGAAAAAATTCGTACCTACAATTATCCACAAGATAGAGTTACCGATCATCGTATTTCATTTTCAACAAGTCTTTCACCAGTTATTGATGGTAAATTAAATCCTATTATTGACGCACTTTTAACCGAAGAACAAAACGAAAAAATCAAAGAAGCAGGTTTAGAATAA